The nucleotide sequence TCGATTACAGCAATATTTGGATCAAATGTACCAATATGTTCTTCACCAAAATCAGCGCATTGACGATTTAGAACAAACTCTGCGTTCCTTAAAAAAAGAAATGGCTGAACTAAAGGATCGACCGTATACAAATATCGAAAAAGTAGAATACAAATTCGATCAGTTAAAAGTTGAAACATTAGAAGGTGTGCTAAACATCGGGTTAAACCCGACAGATACGGAAGCGATTGACTCGTTTGATGTCCAGCAAAAAGGACTTCACGTCAATGATGTGCATAAAGAAATAAAAAATCAAATTCAACAACAATGTCAGATGAACATGATGAATTACTTAGAAGAAGAATGTCCTAATACACTCAAGAAGATTAGCGAACGATACGAAATCGCCCTTGAACCAATGTATGAGCAACTCATCATTGAAGATATTAAAAAGCAAGTAGATAGCCGAATTTCCTATTATATGCAGGGCTTACGTTTACACGACCAAGTGAACGTCCAACAACAAGTCGAGTTTATTGATCAAAAAGTAAAGCATGACATTGAACAGTCCATTCAACACTTTATAAAAAATATCCCTGACGAAATGAAAGGAGACGAATAAGGTGAACTATACAGTCGTCAACAAAGATTTGTGCGTAGGGTTCATTAGCATTATTGGGGTCTCCAGCTCCTCAGTTTTTCTAATCGGAGATACAAACACGATTACGATGTCTTCGATATTCGATACGCCACCGGAATCCTTAATTATCGGGCCATTTGTGCCACTGGCGCCAGAATAATGCGGCTTTTTAAACGAATGACAAAAATTCAGGCTGCCTATGTTAACTCTGTCGGTTTAAGTTCTGTTTTTCAAATTGGTGACTCTTGTTCGGTGACGCCAAAAGTAAAAGTACTAGCTCTACAACGTGAAGCGGACGTCTTTAGCTCAAGAGAGGGAAACTTAAATCAATATCCTCTTTATAGAGAAGAAATTCCTCAACCAACCATCCATGAACCATTTGAAGGAGCCGTTCATAACGAATGCCCGACTATTCGCGTGAAAGGCATTCGTGTCATGGCCGTATCTTCATCCGGTGTCGCCCATTTCGGCTCCACCGATCAAATCTGTACCGAATCACGTGTCAAGCACATCCGCCAATTATTAAGTGACTAAATGAGTAACAGAGCTTTATCAAAACAGATTGAACGTTCTCCATTTCCGTTATGGCCACCACGATGCTGGTGGCTTTTTATATCTTACACGTAAAAAAGATACGAACCTCTTTTTCTACCTGATTGAATGAACTTGTATCAAGCAGTTGCATAGAATACAAGTAGCATACGAAAAAGGATGTTTGCGATGCCATCGATTGTAGGTCCTATTAAGATCAATGCCGTCTCAGGAGGAGTCGTTAATTTCGGTGATTCCTTTTATTTGTCTCCGAAAAGTGCTTCCAAAAGCTTTTCAGGTTCTGGTGTCGGCAACACAGGTGATGTCCATATGGTCAATAATGGCTTTAGTGTTACCAATAGCTTCAACCCTGCTGTCAACAGTCAAAATCAGACAGCAAATGCTTAACGAATGAAGCGAGATTGAATACACGATGAATATACTATGAGAAAAGGTGTTTTACATGCCAGCTATCGTAGGTCCCATTAAAATTAATTCCGTATCAGGTGGAATCATAAACTTCGGTGATTCCTTCTATCTTTCGCCTAAATCGGCGTCCAAATCCGTTTCCGGCTCTGGCGGAGGAAATACAGGTGATTTCCATATCGTCAATAACGGGATTAGTATTACAAACGGAATTGACCCTGATATTAATGATCAAAACCAGACAGCAAATGCTTAATTGTTGGCTGGTTTTTTTCAAGTTTGATAGCTTTCTATATGTTTGAAAGGCAACACGCCGTTCCAGTATATAGGAAAAAATAACCCCATCATTTTCTAAAAGACTTTTTAATATTAGCAAATAGGCGTCTAGCGAACGAAGATGAACCACCGTTCTTCATTAAGAAAAACGCAAAGCGCAAGTCCTTAGGCGAAGGGCGCTGGAGGACCTGCGAGGAGGCTTCCGTCGCCACAGCAGGGCCGAAGCGACCAGAGCTGATGGCGCTTGGAGCTAGACACCAAAAAACGGTAAAGAGAATCCTTTAACACTTTTATTGAACTTAAACTTTCTGTAACACTAAAAAAGGACGACCCTATTCATTAAGGCCGTCCGTTTTGCAACTGAATTATAACGTCTCCATTTTCACACGTGTTCCGCGACCTGATGGCTCAGCGGGTTCAACAACGAGTCGTTTTGGTAGGCGGGCACGTAATTCTGGTACGTGGCTTATCACACCGACGGAAAGATTATTGGAATGAAGTTTTTCAAGTGCTGTGACGACAGTGTCCAGCAAGTCCACATCTAACGTTCCGAATCCTTCGTCTAAGAAGAAAAATTGTAGTGGATATTGTCCACGTAGTTGAATTTGAGCTGACAAGGATAGCGCTAAAGCGAGCGATGTTAAGAAGGTTTCCCCTCCTGATAAAGTGGAGACCGGCCTTTTCACACCGCCGTTTGCATCATCTCGAATAATGAAGCCTCCTTGGGAATCGACTTCGATCGCATATCTTCTTCTCGTCAGTTGACCAAGGCGCTCTGATGCATCAAGGCTCACTTGTTGAAGTTGTTCCTCAGCGATGTATTCGACGAAACTATTTCCTTTAAACACAGATTGTAGCGTCGTAAGTTGTTCCAGCTTTTTCGCAACTTCGCTCTTTTCTTCTTCAATTTCCATAAAGCGCGCATGCTTTTCTTTTAGCATGTTTAGTTGTGTCATTGCGGCTCCTTTTTCAGCGATGAGCTCGTTGATTGCTTGTTGCAATGTTTGCTTTTTCATTTGGAAAGACGTCCACTCTTCTTCTGAAAGCTCACGGCCATTCAGCTTTTCTTCTATAGCAATTAACGTAGAAGATACCTCTTGCCATTCGTTTTGGAATACATTTAATTCATTTTGTAGACGTTGCCGCTCGTTCTCTGGAAGAATGGTCTCAAGTACATGTTCAATCGATTGGAAGATAGAGCTCCTCTTCTCCGCTTCAAACCGCTCTTTCGCTTTCTCTAACTTTTCCGTTGTCGTTTCCAAGTGCTTCGTAATGGAATGAACCTCTTCTCGAACTGCTTGCAATGATTCAGATGCTTTTTGCCACGCTTCGTAAGTCGTTTGTTCTTCTTCTTTTAGACGCGTCATCTCCTGTTCGGTAGCTGTCAATGCTTCATTCAAATTCGTTCGTTCATCCACTTCTTGCATCAATTGTTGTTTCTTTTTCGTTAGCGATTGTTCACGCATGGACTGTTCGACTTTTTTCCCTGACAATTGGCTTTTTAGTTCATGCTCTTCGTTCCAAAGTACCTTCGTTTTTTGTTCCTGCTCTTCAATAAAAGTGACGCTTTTTTCAATCCGCTCTTGCAGTTCTTCTAACTCTTTTTCTTTCGATTCAATTTCTGCTAACCGCTTTTCAACGTCTTCCATATCAATCAGAGGAAAGGATTGCTTCCATTGCTCGTGCATTCGCTTCATTTCTTCGTGTTCGTTTTTTTCTTTTTCAACCCATTCTTCTAGTTCACGCTGAAGCGATTCAATAAACGGATCGATTTCTTGTTTTTTCGTATTCATTTCTCGAACTTTCTCATAAGCTTGGACAAATGCTTTTTGAATCGAAAGGAAGTCTTGTTCTAACCCTTTTCGTTCGACTACAATTTGTTCAAAGAAACGAATGAGATCGGTGTTTCCTTCATCTATTGAATCGACCGAAGCGGCTGATTGACTGACTCCTTCACCGACATGAGGATAGTCTTTCATCACCGATTCGGCTAACTGTTCTAACTTCCATTTTAACGTCTCCAGCTGTTGCTTTTCATTCCGAATGCTTTGCGCCACTTCTTCTAGCTGTTCACTTCGCTTTTTGGCCGCTTCATAATCATCGCTTGTTCCTTCAATTGATTGTGGGTTCGGGTGGTGGATCGAGCCACAGACAGGACAAGGTTCTCCTTCATGCAATTCCTTCGTCAGTTTTTTCGCAATTTCCGTTACGCGAAGATGTTCCAATTCGGTTTTCCGTTGGCTCCATTCCTGTTGAATCGCTTCTTCTAATCGCTCTACTTCTCGAAGCCATTCGCACACGGTGTTATACAAGTTTTGTACGGATAAAAAGTGTTTCGCAAGCTCTTGTTCGCTTTTTTGCAATTCGTTTGCGATTGACTCTCGTTGACTTTTGAACTGATGGAATTTTTGTTTTTTATCAGAGACCTGTTTTTTCGTGTCGTTCCATTTACTCATCAGATGGACGACTTCTCCTTTTTGTTGCCACGCTTTTTTAATTTGATCGCGTACTTCTTTCGGAATTTGCTCTTCTTTCCATTGTCCCTTCAGTTGATTTTGCTTTTCAATTGCACGATTAAGTAAGTTTTCCGCTTTTTGACGACTCTCACTCGTTCTTAAAAGTGCTTCTTCCCCTTTGGCAATATCAGCTGTAAGTGTATCGTATTCCGCTTCTTCTTTTTCCATCTCTGTTTTCAACAATTGTAGGTGGTGAAGCTTTTCTTTTCGCTTTAGAAGTTTTGGCTCTTCTTCTGTTCGCATCTTTCGTGCATGCTCGAATTTCTGCTTAAATTGTGTCGATGCTTCTTCTGTTTGGATCAGCTTTTCAGCTAACTGCTTCGATTTAGCTGTGTAGTCTTTCCACTCAATCGTTAAATCCTTTACCGCTTCTGCATATGGCTTTAATCGTTCTGCTTCATTTGCTTCGTTTAACGTTTCTTCTTTTTTCTCCATCTCAAGGCGTTTACTGTTTAACACGTCTTGTTTCTTCAATAGTTCTCTTCGTTCGGCTTGCCACTCCCAAAGCTTTGTCGCTTCTTCTAATTCTTTTTGGAACTGTTCTTGTTCTTTTTGTGCTTCTTCTAGCTTCTTCACATTTTGGTGTAGTTGTTGTTCTGCTTGTTCAAGCGCTTCGTTTGAAGCATCACCAAGACCGGTTTGCTCAGCTGTTAGCTCTTGAAGGCGAACTGTTTTTTCTTGA is from Bacillus kexueae and encodes:
- the gerPC gene encoding spore germination protein GerPC, translating into MNMYRLQQYLDQMYQYVLHQNQRIDDLEQTLRSLKKEMAELKDRPYTNIEKVEYKFDQLKVETLEGVLNIGLNPTDTEAIDSFDVQQKGLHVNDVHKEIKNQIQQQCQMNMMNYLEEECPNTLKKISERYEIALEPMYEQLIIEDIKKQVDSRISYYMQGLRLHDQVNVQQQVEFIDQKVKHDIEQSIQHFIKNIPDEMKGDE
- a CDS encoding spore gernimation protein GerPD yields the protein MNYTVVNKDLCVGFISIIGVSSSSVFLIGDTNTITMSSIFDTPPESLIIGPFVPLAPE
- a CDS encoding spore germination protein GerPE, which translates into the protein MTKIQAAYVNSVGLSSVFQIGDSCSVTPKVKVLALQREADVFSSREGNLNQYPLYREEIPQPTIHEPFEGAVHNECPTIRVKGIRVMAVSSSGVAHFGSTDQICTESRVKHIRQLLSD
- a CDS encoding spore germination protein, whose translation is MPSIVGPIKINAVSGGVVNFGDSFYLSPKSASKSFSGSGVGNTGDVHMVNNGFSVTNSFNPAVNSQNQTANA
- a CDS encoding spore germination protein; this encodes MPAIVGPIKINSVSGGIINFGDSFYLSPKSASKSVSGSGGGNTGDFHIVNNGISITNGIDPDINDQNQTANA
- a CDS encoding AAA family ATPase, giving the protein MKPITLTVAGLHSFREKQEVDFESLCSGGVFGIFGPTGSGKSSILDAMTLALYGKVERASNNTQGVMNHAENQLSVSFTFELSNAEETKRYRVERTFKRTDDIRMKTAICRLVEVGEETVVLADKANEVNDKIHELLGLTIDDFTRAVVLPQGKFAEFLSLKGSERRQMLQRLFHLEKYGDQLVKKLKHRIQEKTVRLQELTAEQTGLGDASNEALEQAEQQLHQNVKKLEEAQKEQEQFQKELEEATKLWEWQAERRELLKKQDVLNSKRLEMEKKEETLNEANEAERLKPYAEAVKDLTIEWKDYTAKSKQLAEKLIQTEEASTQFKQKFEHARKMRTEEEPKLLKRKEKLHHLQLLKTEMEKEEAEYDTLTADIAKGEEALLRTSESRQKAENLLNRAIEKQNQLKGQWKEEQIPKEVRDQIKKAWQQKGEVVHLMSKWNDTKKQVSDKKQKFHQFKSQRESIANELQKSEQELAKHFLSVQNLYNTVCEWLREVERLEEAIQQEWSQRKTELEHLRVTEIAKKLTKELHEGEPCPVCGSIHHPNPQSIEGTSDDYEAAKKRSEQLEEVAQSIRNEKQQLETLKWKLEQLAESVMKDYPHVGEGVSQSAASVDSIDEGNTDLIRFFEQIVVERKGLEQDFLSIQKAFVQAYEKVREMNTKKQEIDPFIESLQRELEEWVEKEKNEHEEMKRMHEQWKQSFPLIDMEDVEKRLAEIESKEKELEELQERIEKSVTFIEEQEQKTKVLWNEEHELKSQLSGKKVEQSMREQSLTKKKQQLMQEVDERTNLNEALTATEQEMTRLKEEEQTTYEAWQKASESLQAVREEVHSITKHLETTTEKLEKAKERFEAEKRSSIFQSIEHVLETILPENERQRLQNELNVFQNEWQEVSSTLIAIEEKLNGRELSEEEWTSFQMKKQTLQQAINELIAEKGAAMTQLNMLKEKHARFMEIEEEKSEVAKKLEQLTTLQSVFKGNSFVEYIAEEQLQQVSLDASERLGQLTRRRYAIEVDSQGGFIIRDDANGGVKRPVSTLSGGETFLTSLALALSLSAQIQLRGQYPLQFFFLDEGFGTLDVDLLDTVVTALEKLHSNNLSVGVISHVPELRARLPKRLVVEPAEPSGRGTRVKMETL